The Geobacillus genomosp. 3 genome segment TGGAGCGGCAAATTTCTTATCTCTTGCAGACGACCCAGCAAATCCCGATTCTTCTTTATACGACCGACGGCCGCGATGTGATCTTGCTGGCGGCGCCAAAAACGGACCAGCCGCTGAAAGAGTTGAATGCGTTCATCGAATCGTTCGCCGCCAAACTGAAAGAACGGTTTCACATTCATGACGTGCAAAGCGGATTCGGCGTTGTATACAGCGCGTACCGGCTCATTGAAAAAAGCTATCGCGAAGCGCTCGCCGTGCTGGCGCTGAAGGAGAAGCTTGAGGATGACATCAACGGCGTCTACGGCTACGCCCAACTCGGCATTTACCAGTTTTTCGACTTTTTGCTCGAAAAAAAACGGCAAGGGAACTGGGCCAACCTGGCGCTCGAGAAATTGCAAGCGTATGACCGCAAACATCATAGCGATTTTGTGAAGACGTTTGAAACATTTTTTGACCATAACGAAAACATGCAAGAAACTGCTGACGTCCTCAATGTTCATCCAAATACACTTGCTTACCGGCTCAAGCGAATCGCCGACATCGGCGAGATCGATCTCGGCGATATGAACCAAAAAATCAAATTATACATCGATATTAAATTAGCGAAATACGAGGCGCGCGGATAATTTGTGGAAATCCACAAAACCCGCGCGCTTCTTTCTCTTTTTTGAACAATGCCGGTC includes the following:
- a CDS encoding PucR family transcriptional regulator gives rise to the protein MPHYTDPFHGEFDSLEEFADRVSDVLQCPVTIEDANHRLIAYSAHDDYTDPARTATIISRRVPEKVINSLWKQGAIPALLKSREPVRVPPIHDVGLGSRVAVSIWKNDEVIGFIWVLETNRTLSPEEMEWLKLAAKTAKNKVLQLYMRKNKKEERVQELFWKLLTGHIATDDEIRAHLTAMQIPAAPQFAVVVFRFAADLTAEMERQISYLLQTTQQIPILLYTTDGRDVILLAAPKTDQPLKELNAFIESFAAKLKERFHIHDVQSGFGVVYSAYRLIEKSYREALAVLALKEKLEDDINGVYGYAQLGIYQFFDFLLEKKRQGNWANLALEKLQAYDRKHHSDFVKTFETFFDHNENMQETADVLNVHPNTLAYRLKRIADIGEIDLGDMNQKIKLYIDIKLAKYEARG